The following are encoded together in the Bactrocera neohumeralis isolate Rockhampton chromosome 6, APGP_CSIRO_Bneo_wtdbg2-racon-allhic-juicebox.fasta_v2, whole genome shotgun sequence genome:
- the LOC126763453 gene encoding limbic system-associated membrane protein, protein MECIFSACHRFTWPMFFLLAIIFHIKTTASHSDGLFTLTDHDSPAVSPKFLSRGHLYKVIVGETIELPCKVQNLGSFVLLWRKGSSVLTAGHLKITRDQRFKIVGDYNLQIASVKTQDAGDYICQLGDQENRDQVHTVEILVPPTLRALPHNGQVTARKGSTVTLECKASGNPVPTIYWFKKDVFAGPTHLSDSSTLILENVDRHHAGIYQCSADNGVKERVSMDIQLTILSPPEITVEKSWVHAAEGHDVELACIVHGDVNSEMLWYQNSFLLDPTDRRSMQSNDDKYTLIIRKFQPSDFGNYSCVADNALGRTKKYIEVSGRPGPANFISPALSGYLDHYNLTWTIESIPALDEIKLLYRRLLMNETYQHPGKWHENHINPTLIRFDNTHFIMSHVIKNLEHNAVYEAIVQAKNKYGWNEISDIHQFYTRNHDLLLDIDMEYKMGISNGKGHPHNSNIIKTVFAYIIFHSLKVCI, encoded by the exons atGGAGTGCATTTTCAGTGCGTGTCATCGATTTACATGGCCAATGTTTTTTTTGCTGGCAATAATATTTCACATAAAAACAACAG CCTCTCACTCGGATGGACTTTTCACATTAACTGATCATGATTCCCCAGCAGTGTCACCTAAATTTCTATCGCGCGGACATTTGTATAAAGTCATAGTTGGTGAAACTATAGAACTTCCTTGCAAGGTTCAAAATCTTGgatcttttgttttgttatggAGAAAAGGTTCTTCCGTTTTAACAGCGGGTCACTTAAAAATAACAAGGGATCAAAGATTCAAAATTGTGGGGGACTACAATCTTCAAATAGCAAGTGTGAAAACTCAGGATGCTGGTGATTATATTTGTCAACTTGGAGATCAAGAAAATCGGGATCAAGTTCATACTGTGGAAATTTTAG TACCGCCAACACTTCGTGCGTTACCGCACAATGGTCAAGTTACTGCTCGTAAAGGAAGTACCGTTACCTTAGAATGCAAGGCCTCGGGTAATCCAGTACCAACTATTTATTGGTTTAAAAAAGATGTGTTCGCGGGCCCAACTCATTTATCTGATAGTTCAACATTAATATTGGAGAACGTCGATAGACATCATGCTGGAATCTATCAGTGTTCTGCGGATAATGGAGTGAAAGAACGCGTATCGATGGACATACAACTAACTATTCTTT CCCCACCTGAAATAACTGTCGAGAAGTCATGGGTTCATGCAGCCGAAGGTCATGATGTGGAACTTGCTTGCATAGTTCATGGAGATGTAAATTCTGAG ATGCTGTGGTATCAAAACTCCTTTCTATTAGATCCTACCGATAGAAGATCAATGCAGTCCAATGATGACAAATATACGTTAATAATTAGGAAATTTCAACCATCTGACTTTGGAAATTATAGCTGCGTTGCCGATAACGCACTTGGTagaacgaaaaaatatattgaagtctCCGGACGTCCGGGTCCTGCAAACTTCATATCACCAGCTTTGAGTGGTTATCTCGATCATTATAATTTAACGTGGACTATTGAATCAATACCCGCGCTCGATGAAATTAAACTTTTGTACAGACGACTATTg ATGAATGAAACGTATCAACATCCAGGAAAATGGCATGAAAATCATATAAATCCAACGTTAATTCGATTTGATAACACTCACTTTATTATGTCACATGTGATAAAAAATTTGGAGCACAATGCAGTGTACGAGGCCATTGTACAAGCCAAGAATAAATATGGATGGAATGag ATTAGTGACATTCATCAATTCTACACCAGAAATCACGACCTTTTGCTTGACATAGATATGGAGTACAAAATGGGAATTTCGAATGGAAAAGGACACCCACATAATTCCAATATTATAAAGACAGTATTTGCCTATATAATTTTCCACAGTTTGAAAGTTTGTATTTAA